A genomic region of Catalinimonas niigatensis contains the following coding sequences:
- the porN gene encoding type IX secretion system ring subunit PorN/GldN: protein MKHLKRFIAHGLGAAMVVTLCVGSLFAQESDGYNPNSLRPIHESDQLYKTRIWRRMDLKEKQNKPFFSTNREITQVLINAVMNGTLYPYTSDSLNERMSKEQFIENLTIPTDGPGLSEDEIAMGFGQQEETKEDDGWGGGWGDEPSSNGQGAEGTATNATASTESSSMDNLFFATDVTILEIMEDVIFDKERGRQYYDVQSVTMVLPPEMFPTTGLQKPVATFKYTDLVRVFEENPEIAVWVNPYNDAKHLNLKHAFDLRLFNAHVVKYSNPEDEYIIDKTGGDRRKALMESLNYEYNMLEREHELWEY, encoded by the coding sequence ATGAAGCATTTAAAAAGATTTATTGCACACGGATTGGGCGCCGCTATGGTGGTGACCCTTTGCGTAGGCTCACTGTTCGCACAGGAGTCAGATGGTTACAATCCTAATTCTCTCAGACCCATCCATGAATCTGATCAACTTTACAAGACCAGAATCTGGAGACGGATGGACTTAAAGGAAAAACAAAACAAACCGTTTTTCTCTACGAATAGGGAGATCACTCAGGTGCTCATTAATGCTGTCATGAATGGTACATTGTATCCTTATACCAGTGATTCCTTGAATGAGCGCATGTCTAAAGAGCAGTTTATTGAGAATCTGACTATACCCACAGATGGTCCAGGATTATCTGAGGATGAAATTGCTATGGGTTTTGGACAGCAGGAAGAAACGAAAGAAGATGATGGTTGGGGTGGAGGATGGGGGGATGAGCCTTCTTCCAATGGTCAGGGAGCAGAAGGGACTGCTACCAACGCTACCGCCTCTACTGAATCCTCATCTATGGATAATCTCTTTTTTGCAACAGATGTAACCATTCTGGAAATCATGGAAGATGTCATCTTTGATAAGGAACGTGGACGTCAATACTATGATGTTCAGTCAGTTACAATGGTCCTGCCTCCTGAGATGTTTCCTACTACCGGTTTGCAGAAGCCTGTAGCTACTTTCAAATACACAGATTTAGTGCGTGTCTTTGAAGAAAATCCTGAGATTGCAGTTTGGGTGAACCCATACAATGATGCGAAGCACTTAAATTTAAAACATGCATTTGATTTGAGATTGTTTAATGCACATGTTGTTAAGTATTCTAATCCTGAGGATGAATATATCATTGATAAAACGGGAGGAGATAGAAGGAAAGCGCTAATGGAATCTTTGAATTACGAATACAATATGTTGGAAAGAGAGCACGAGCTTTGGGAATATTAA